A part of Paenarthrobacter sp. A20 genomic DNA contains:
- a CDS encoding DUF2511 domain-containing protein has translation MGKTHSSSLSYVAVLMVLTACAAPATPPPTNNDSSAPSSQSASPAVTLADAERVTKAEAAAANELPDAPIWKGMTFKGTVVNASEVCVDRTWRPGGGIDNKGGNAGYVVVTFPAETVGKPQSGLCAGYVAAGPKQPVKVDVPADLAKDPGLLISTSFGDEWPLTVPYVIAHCERIKVAGRNLQVATVTAPDGRIYAANGTAKDHGSYPGIDPIWAANPDVSGLKIDLSPVIDAALKLCG, from the coding sequence ATGGGGAAAACACACTCATCATCATTGAGTTACGTGGCCGTACTCATGGTCCTGACGGCCTGCGCCGCGCCTGCAACTCCGCCTCCTACGAATAACGATTCGTCCGCTCCGTCTTCACAGTCTGCTTCTCCGGCCGTGACACTGGCCGATGCCGAACGGGTGACCAAAGCCGAAGCGGCTGCAGCGAATGAACTCCCGGACGCGCCGATCTGGAAGGGAATGACTTTCAAAGGCACAGTCGTCAACGCCTCGGAAGTCTGCGTCGACCGGACCTGGCGGCCGGGAGGTGGCATCGACAACAAAGGCGGTAACGCCGGCTATGTCGTGGTCACTTTCCCCGCAGAAACCGTCGGCAAACCACAGTCCGGACTATGCGCCGGCTACGTTGCGGCCGGACCAAAACAGCCGGTCAAGGTCGATGTCCCGGCTGACCTCGCCAAGGATCCTGGCCTACTCATCAGCACATCCTTTGGTGATGAGTGGCCGTTGACGGTTCCCTATGTCATCGCGCACTGCGAAAGAATCAAAGTCGCCGGCCGTAACCTGCAAGTAGCAACCGTCACAGCACCGGATGGGAGGATCTATGCAGCCAACGGAACAGCCAAAGATCATGGCAGCTACCCGGGTATCGATCCAATCTGGGCCGCCAATCCTGACGTTTCCGGGCTCAAAATCGACCTCTCTCCGGTAATAGACGCGGCTCTCAAGCTTTGCGGATGA